The Microvirga thermotolerans sequence TGCGCCATGCGCCGCTTGAGGGCGGCGTTGCCAGGCTCGACGGCGAGGGCGAAGCGGCCGTTGGAGAGGGTGTAGTCGTGGCCGCTGTAGATGCGGGCATCGTCGGGCAGCGAGGCGATTCGCCGGAGGGACGCCCAGAAGGTCGGGTAGGTTCCCTCCAGCAGGCGGCCGCAGCCGAGGGTGAAGAGGGTGTCCCCGGCGAACAGGACCCGGTCCGCGGCGAACCAGTAGGAGACGTGGTCGTCGCAATGGCCCGGCGTCTCCCATATGTCGGCGCGCAGTTCGCCCACCTGCACGAAATCGCCCTCCTGCACCAGCCTGTCGGCCTGGGGCACCGCCCCCTTCGCCTTGAGCGGCGCCACGATCCGGCAGCCGAAGCGCTCCTTGAGCGGCGCGATGGCCTCCACATGATCCCCATGGCGGTGCGTGACGAG is a genomic window containing:
- the gloB gene encoding hydroxyacylglutathione hydrolase, which encodes MPIQIHAFLCREDNIGVLVHDPKSGACAAIDAPEEGPILRALEETGWSLSDILVTHRHGDHVEAIAPLKERFGCRIVAPLKAKGAVPQADRLVQEGDFVQVGELRADIWETPGHCDDHVSYWFAADRVLFAGDTLFTLGCGRLLEGTYPTFWASLRRIASLPDDARIYSGHDYTLSNGRFALAVEPGNAALKRRMAQAEEAKARGGFLVPTTLGEEKATNPFLRAGEPEVARAAGKEGAEPVAVFQALREWKNRF